TCGTATTCAGTTTCATTAGGAATTAGTATTTTCTAGTCAGCAACTGAGAATAGCAAGGAAATCGTCTTGTCTGGGGCCCAATGTATCTTGGAATTAAGCACCTCATTAACTCCAATTAAAAACTGGTAATGTAAAAGAAAAACACCGACAAGCAAAATCACCAAATTTCTTTCATCCACTTTCACTGGGTCTGATCAAGTGAGGCTAACTCCAAACTCTTCATTGAAGTGAAGCCCCCATCCACCACCAGATTATGCCCGCTAACGTACTTGGCGTCATCGGACGCCAAGTAAATCGCGGCATTGGCTACATCACTGGGTTCACAATATGCACCCTGCAACACACCAGCATTGTGTATCATGCCGACGAGCCGCTCAGGATCGACTCCCGGAAACAACTCCGTCATTTCTGCCATCGCAAAGGCGGTTGGAATGGCGAACGGGGATATGCAGTTGACCCGGATGCCGTGTCTGCACAGCTCGGATGCTGCTGACTTGACAATGCCAATCACGGCGGACTTGGAGATAGAATAAGTGTGTTGAGATAGACCTCCCATCATCCCTGCGACACAAAAGTTCAACTTGTTTAGAGAGGAAAAGATGAGAAATGTTTTGGTTTCCAGAACAAAAATTTCAGTTTTTGGTTTCTCTCCGGTCCGGGTTTTGATGAAAGAGTACGTCAACAAACACGAAATTGTGTCACGTTGGCACTTTTCAAAAGGAACGAGATCCTCTTCAGTCCTCCAAGAGAACTGGACCGACTCAATCTGGCGTTTTGATTTACAGTTTCATGTTCGCGACTGCAAAATCCAGTCTAAACCCAGGCCAGAAAGAACATGCTAAGCCAATAtgcttctctctcttcagtGTTCATGGTTCAATACTCTGATTTCCTATGGGCAAAGGAACTATACCATCCCTGAATTTGGTGGTTAAACTATACTGCGGTGACAATACTGGATGGGAGGTCTTGCTTTTAAATTGTTACAAATCATTTCTCTCTGTTTTCAAATTCCATATCGCGTTTCGAAAACATAttccaatgttttcaaaaataatcaatttccTTGCTGATCGAAAAAACACACCAGAAGCCAAAATCATAAACTTCTTGCCTGTGACACTTGCGGTGCATAGGATCGATCCAGTTCTCCGCGGGATCATCACTCGCGACGCGTGCT
The sequence above is a segment of the Rhododendron vialii isolate Sample 1 chromosome 13a, ASM3025357v1 genome. Coding sequences within it:
- the LOC131315148 gene encoding secoisolariciresinol dehydrogenase isoform X1; this translates as MFKIGSRRGISISRAIVNRPFSTTQSQPVRKLEGKVALITGAATGIGKETATKFINHGAKVVIADIQHNFGRETAEQLGPNAAFIGCDVTKESDISTAVDYAVSKHGQLDIMYNNAGVACRTPPSIVDLDLEAFDRVMKINVQGVIAGVKHASRVMIPRRTGSILCTASVTGMMGGLSQHTYSISKSAVIGIVKSAASELCRHGIRVNCISPFAIPTAFAMAEMTELFPGVDPERLVGMIHNAGVLQGAYCEPSDVANAAIYLASDDAKYVSGHNLVVDGGFTSMKSLELASLDQTQ
- the LOC131315148 gene encoding secoisolariciresinol dehydrogenase isoform X2, whose product is MFKIGSRGISISRAIVNRPFSTTQSQPVRKLEGKVALITGAATGIGKETATKFINHGAKVVIADIQHNFGRETAEQLGPNAAFIGCDVTKESDISTAVDYAVSKHGQLDIMYNNAGVACRTPPSIVDLDLEAFDRVMKINVQGVIAGVKHASRVMIPRRTGSILCTASVTGMMGGLSQHTYSISKSAVIGIVKSAASELCRHGIRVNCISPFAIPTAFAMAEMTELFPGVDPERLVGMIHNAGVLQGAYCEPSDVANAAIYLASDDAKYVSGHNLVVDGGFTSMKSLELASLDQTQ